In the Arachis ipaensis cultivar K30076 chromosome B10, Araip1.1, whole genome shotgun sequence genome, one interval contains:
- the LOC107621254 gene encoding splicing regulatory glutamine/lysine-rich protein 1-like, translated as MGDIPEEASSSQEDSRPRNPTPEHQEVTNQARITSAIHHTNDRILTEPRHPENTGDKAAQIIQDLCLRVQELEGKLTTKNRRHNEHGSHATSRSRSRHGRSPTRRHDTRNGRSTSRDHRREKSPERRYSKRHNRNASRDLSHQRDSDEERRHRDTKRTRNDHIIMGATPFTERILRAKLPKGFDKPTSSSP; from the coding sequence TGGGGGACATACCGGAAGAAGCCTCCTCAAGTCAGGAGGACTCTCGACCAAGAAATCCGACCCCAGAACATCAAGAGGTCACAAACCAAGCTAGGATAACGAGCGCTATCCACCACACAAATGATCGTATATTGACGGAACCACGACATCCCGAGAACACGGGAGATAAAGCAGCTCAAATCATCCAAGATCTCTGCCTCCGGGTCCAAGAGCTCGAAGGCAAATTGACCACCAAAAACAGACGCCATAACGAACACGGAAGCCATGCGACTTCCCGGTCAAGATCCCGTCATGGCAGGTCACCGACTCGGCGACATGATACGAGAAACGGTCGCAGCACCTCGCGCGACCACAGACGGGAAAAATCGCCAGAACGGCGATACAGCAAAAGGCACAACCGTAACGCTTCCCGAGACCTAAGCCACCAACGCGACTCAGATGAAGAGCGGCGACACCGAGACACAAAACGCACGAGAAACGACCATATAATAATGGGCGCTACACCCTTTACAGAAAGAATCCTAAGAGCAAAACTCCCCAAAGGCTTCGACAAACCTACCAGCTCCTCACCATAA
- the LOC107621629 gene encoding protein SRC1: protein MSGIIEKIEEVLHIGGNKDGDHKDDDHKGDHKEEHKDHHDDEKKKKEKKDDDGDSIVDKIKDKIHGDHDDKDEHKGEEKKKKKKKKDKKKHEDGHDDHDHESDSGSGSGSDSD, encoded by the coding sequence atgtcAGGAATCATCGAAAAGATTGAAGAGGTCCTCCATATTGGAGGGAACAAGGATGGTGATCACAAAGATGATGACCACAAAGGAGATCATAAGGAAGAACACAAGGATCATCatgatgatgagaagaaaaagaaggaaaagaaggatGATGATGGAGATAGCATTGTGGACAAGATCAAGGACAAGATCCATGGAGATCATGATGACAAGGACGAGCACAAgggtgaagagaagaagaagaagaaaaagaagaaggacaagaaaaagcATGAGGATGGCCATGATGACCATGACCATGAAAGCGACAGCGGTAGCGGCAGCGGCAGCGACAGCGATTAG
- the LOC107624554 gene encoding ankyrin repeat and protein kinase domain-containing protein 1-like produces the protein MDRLIRLDPSNIVPIRVEPGQKCQGKITLRNVMYTMPVAFRLQPLIRTRYAVKPQTGVISPLGTVTVEIFYYLPPGSNLPHSFPHTDDSFLLHSVVVPGATIKEPSSMYDAVPTDWFTTKKKQVFVDSGIKIMFVGSQILAQLVSDGSMDQIREVLEKSDPSWKPVDSVDSQGQSLLHLTISQRRADLVQLLLEFEPDIEASSRSGSTPLESASSSGEALIVELLLAHRANPERSESSVFGPIHYAARAGHVEVLRLLLLKGAKVDALTRDGNTALHLAVEERRRDCARLLLANGARTDVRNTREGDTPLHIAASTGDDHMVKLLLQKGANKDVRNLQGKTAYDVAAENGHARLFDALRLGDNLCVAARKGEVRTIQKLLESGASINGRDQHGWTALHRASFKGRMDAVRVLVEKGIDVDAKDEDGYTALHCAAESGHADVTEFLVKKGADVEGRTSKGVTALQIAESLHYVGITRILVNGGATRDNNLNQIAAPAVIPFGKNMEDGSLLMKKKKISRSRVVRGNNNNFDRSSTPLAVL, from the coding sequence ATGGATAGATTAATAAGATTAGACCCCTCAAACATAGTCCCAATAAGAGTTGAACCTGGTCAAAAATGTCAAGGCAAGATCACCTTGAGAAACGTCATGTACACTATGCCGGTGGCTTTCAGGCTTCAGCCACTCATTAGGACTCGTTACGCCGTCAAGCCACAAACCGGTGTCATATCACCGTTAGGCACCGTAACGGTTGAGATTTTCTACTACCTTCCTCCGGGTTCCAATCTTCCACATTCTTTCCCTCACACAGATGATTCCTTCCTTCTCCACAGCGTCGTCGTCCCCGGCGCAACCATCAAAGAACCTTCCTCCATGTACGATGCTGTTCCCACTGACTGGTTCACCACCAAGAAGAAGCAAGTCTTTGTAGATAGTGGAATCAAGATCATGTTCGTTGGGTCTCAGATCCTAGCTCAGCTTGTTTCCGATGGTTCAATGGACCAAATCAGAGAGGTACTAGAAAAGAGTGACCCCTCATGGAAGCCTGTGGATTCCGTTGATTCACAAGGACAATCGTTGCTACACCTCACGATTTCGCAACGACGAGCTGATCTTGTTCAGCTGCTTCTTGAATTCGAGCCGGACATAGAAGCTTCGAGTCGTTCTGGGTCGACCCCACTCGAGTCCGCGTCCTCTTCGGGCGAAGCCTTGATTGTGGAGCTTCTGCTGGCCCACAGGGCCAACCCAGAACGATCCGAATCATCTGTGTTCGGACCGATTCATTACGCAGCTAGAGCGGGACACGTGGAGGTTCTAAGGCTTCTCCTTCTCAAAGGTGCCAAGGTGGACGCACTCACAAGAGATGGCAACACGGCGTTACATCTCGCCGTGGAAGAGCGAAGAAGGGATTGCGCTAGGCTCCTTCTGGCAAACGGCGCAAGAACGGACGTTAGAAACACGCGGGAAGGTGACACTCCTTTGCACATAGCGGCATCCACGGGTGACGATCACATGGTGAAGCTCTTATTGCAAAAAGGCGCGAACAAAGACGTGAGAAATCTACAGGGCAAGACCGCGTATGACGTGGCAGCTGAGAACGGACACGCGCGTCTCTTCGACGCGCTTCGGTTGGGTGATAACTTGTGCGTGGCAGCGAGAAAAGGCGAGGTTAGAACAATCCAGAAGCTTCTAGAAAGTGGCGCATCGATCAATGGAAGGGATCAACACGGATGGACAGCACTTCACAGAGCATCGTTTAAAGGGAGAATGGATGCGGTTCGTGTTTTGGTGGAAAAAGGGATCGATGTTGATGCGAAGGACGAAGACGGTTACACTGCGTTGCATTGCGCTGCTGAGTCGGGTCATGCTGACGTCACGGAGTTTCTGGTGAAGAAAGGTGCTGACGTGGAAGGAAGAACCAGCAAAGGTGTAACTGCTCTGCAAATAGCGGAGTCGTTACACTATGTAGGGATCACAAGGATTCTTGTTAATGGAGGCGCTACGAGAGATAACAATTTGAATCAGATAGCAGCGCCTGCTGTAATTCCTTTTGGGAAAAACATGGAAGATGGAAGTTtgttgatgaagaagaaaaagatctcTAGGAGCAGAGTGGTACGGGGTAATAATAATAACTTTGATCGTTCTTCAACGCCTCTGGCTGTGCTCTAA
- the LOC107621253 gene encoding tropomyosin, smooth muscle/fibroblast CTM1-like yields MYRTLLRGAVIARKAEFELSGMQALRRKLESSGKANNDFKVQVELLQSQLSEMGEKLKASEEKMTSAEEKLKASDETVARLAEREMTLESQLNAAQGRVVVLEKERDQAVSSAKAAKAEVEELRKKLKATKEQGKNAISMTEDALKAQVKIVAPDFDTSAIGVFKMIQDGKIVDMPRK; encoded by the coding sequence ATGTACCGGACTTTGCTCCggggggccgtgatagctcgaaaggctgagttcgagttgtcgggaATGCAGGCTCTCCGGAGGAAGCTCGAATCCTCTGGCAAGGCAAACAATGATTTCAAGGTGCAAGTTGAGCTGCTCCAGAGCCAGTTGTCCGAGATGGGGGAGAAGCTCAAGGCTTCTGAGGAAAAAATGACATCTGCCGAGGAGAAATTGAAGGCTTCCGACGAGACGGTGGCCCGTTTAGCTGAGCGGGAGATGACCCTGGAGAGCCAGCTGAACGCCGCTCAGGGTCGGGTGGTGGTCTTGGAGAAGGAGCGTGACCAAGCCGTGTCGTCGGCTAAAGCCGCTAAAGCCGAGGTCGAGGAGCTCAGGAAGAAGCTGAAAGCGACCAAAGAGCAAGGGAAGAACGCGATCTCCATGACTGAGGACGCTTTGaaggcccaggtgaagatcgtggctccCGACTTCGACACGTCAGCCATTGGGGTCTTCAAGATGATCCAAGATGGCAAAATTGTTGACATGCCTAGGAAATGA